In one Rhodococcus sp. B50 genomic region, the following are encoded:
- the acnA gene encoding aconitate hydratase AcnA, with the protein MSTSSDSFGAKGSLQVGDNSYEIFRLSAVPGTEKLPYSLKVLAENLLRTEDGANITADHIRAIADWDPSADPSIEIQFTPARVIMQDFTGVPCVVDLATMREAVTTLGGDPNKVNPLSPADMVIDHSVILDYFGRADALERNVDLEYERNGERYQFLRWGQGAFDDFRVVPPGMGIVHQVNIEYLAPTVMVRNGQAYPDTCVGTDSHTTMVNGLGVLGWGVGGIEAEAAMLGQPVSMLIPRVVGFKLTGEINPGVTATDVVLTVTDMLRKHGVVGKFVEFYGAGVAEVPLANRATLGNMSPEFGSTAAIFPIDGETINYLRLTGRSDEQLALVEAYAKEQGLWHDPSREPEFSEYLELDLSTVVPSIAGPKRPQDRILLSESKVAFRKDIHNYVEENLPAEHTKLDEAVEETFPASDPAVLSFADDGAVDVHSAANGSHGRPSKPVKVVSEERGEFVLDHGAVVVAGITSCTNTSNPSVMLGAALLARNAVEKGLSTKPWVKTNMAPGSQVVNDYYEKAGLWPYLEKLGFYLGGFGCTTCIGNTGPLPEEISKAVNDNDLSVTAVLSGNRNFEGRISPDVKMNYLASPPLVIAYALAGTMDFDFETDALGKDTDGNDVFLKDIWPSAQEIDDTIKSAISQDMFRKSYADVFKGDERWQNLSTPEGDTFAWDENSTYVRKAPYFDGMTMDPDAVSDIKGARVLALLGDSVTTDHISPAGPIKPGTPAAQYLDAHGVERKDYNSLGSRRGNHEVMVRGTFANIRLQNQLLDGVSGGYTRDFTQDGAPQAFIYDASQNYQEAGIPLVVLGGKEYGSGSSRDWAAKGTRLLGVKAVITESFERIHRSNLIGMGVIPLQFPAGESARSLGLTGTEVFDIEGIEKLNEGVTPKTVKVTATKEDGEKVTFDAVVRIDTPGEADYYRNGGILQYVLRNMIRG; encoded by the coding sequence GTGAGCACCAGTAGTGATTCGTTCGGCGCCAAGGGTTCGCTGCAGGTCGGAGACAACTCGTACGAGATCTTCCGCCTGTCGGCCGTCCCCGGCACCGAGAAACTTCCTTACTCTTTGAAGGTCCTGGCCGAGAACCTGCTGCGCACCGAGGACGGTGCCAACATCACGGCCGATCACATCCGGGCCATCGCCGACTGGGATCCCTCCGCCGACCCGAGCATCGAGATCCAGTTCACGCCTGCCCGCGTGATCATGCAGGACTTCACGGGCGTCCCCTGCGTCGTCGACCTCGCCACCATGCGTGAGGCCGTCACCACCCTGGGCGGCGACCCCAACAAGGTCAACCCCCTCTCCCCCGCCGACATGGTCATCGACCACTCGGTGATCCTCGACTACTTCGGTCGCGCCGACGCCCTCGAGCGCAACGTCGACCTCGAGTACGAGCGCAACGGCGAGCGCTACCAGTTCCTCCGCTGGGGCCAGGGCGCCTTCGACGACTTCCGCGTCGTCCCGCCCGGAATGGGCATCGTCCACCAGGTCAACATCGAGTACCTCGCCCCGACCGTCATGGTCCGTAACGGTCAGGCGTACCCGGACACCTGCGTCGGCACCGACTCGCACACCACCATGGTCAACGGCCTCGGTGTGCTGGGCTGGGGCGTCGGCGGCATCGAGGCAGAGGCCGCGATGCTCGGCCAGCCCGTCTCGATGCTCATCCCGCGCGTGGTGGGCTTCAAGCTCACCGGTGAGATCAATCCGGGCGTGACCGCCACGGACGTCGTGCTCACCGTGACCGACATGCTGCGCAAGCACGGCGTCGTCGGCAAGTTCGTCGAGTTCTACGGCGCCGGCGTGGCCGAGGTTCCCCTCGCCAACCGCGCGACCCTCGGCAACATGAGCCCCGAATTCGGTTCCACCGCAGCGATCTTCCCGATCGACGGCGAGACCATCAACTACCTGCGCCTGACCGGCCGCAGCGACGAGCAGCTCGCTCTCGTCGAGGCGTACGCCAAGGAGCAGGGCCTGTGGCACGACCCGAGCCGCGAGCCCGAGTTCTCCGAGTACCTCGAGCTCGACCTGTCGACGGTCGTCCCGTCGATCGCCGGCCCGAAGCGCCCGCAGGACCGCATCCTGCTGTCGGAGTCGAAGGTCGCGTTCCGCAAGGACATCCACAACTACGTGGAGGAGAACCTTCCGGCCGAGCACACCAAGCTCGACGAGGCCGTCGAGGAGACCTTCCCGGCGTCCGACCCGGCCGTGCTGTCCTTCGCGGACGACGGTGCCGTCGACGTCCATTCGGCTGCCAACGGCTCCCACGGCCGTCCGTCGAAGCCGGTCAAGGTCGTCTCGGAAGAGCGCGGCGAGTTCGTCCTCGACCACGGCGCCGTCGTGGTCGCAGGCATCACCTCCTGCACCAATACCTCCAACCCGTCGGTCATGCTCGGCGCCGCGCTGCTCGCCCGCAACGCCGTCGAGAAGGGCCTGTCCACCAAGCCGTGGGTCAAGACCAACATGGCTCCGGGTTCGCAGGTCGTCAACGACTACTACGAGAAGGCCGGCCTGTGGCCGTACCTCGAGAAGCTCGGCTTCTACCTCGGTGGCTTCGGTTGCACCACCTGCATCGGTAACACCGGCCCGCTGCCCGAGGAGATCTCGAAGGCCGTCAACGACAACGACCTGTCGGTCACCGCGGTGCTCTCGGGCAACCGCAACTTCGAGGGTCGCATCTCCCCCGACGTGAAGATGAACTACCTGGCCTCGCCGCCGCTGGTCATCGCGTACGCGCTCGCGGGCACGATGGACTTCGATTTCGAGACCGACGCGCTGGGCAAGGACACCGACGGCAACGACGTCTTCCTGAAGGACATCTGGCCCTCCGCCCAGGAGATCGACGACACCATCAAGTCGGCGATCAGCCAGGACATGTTCCGCAAGTCCTACGCCGACGTCTTCAAGGGCGACGAGCGCTGGCAGAACCTCTCCACCCCGGAGGGCGACACCTTCGCCTGGGACGAGAACTCGACGTACGTCCGCAAGGCTCCGTACTTCGACGGCATGACGATGGATCCGGATGCGGTCTCCGACATCAAGGGTGCGCGTGTGCTCGCGCTGCTCGGCGATTCGGTGACCACCGACCACATCAGCCCGGCCGGCCCCATCAAGCCGGGTACCCCCGCCGCGCAGTACCTCGACGCCCACGGTGTCGAGCGCAAGGACTACAACTCGCTCGGTTCGCGTCGCGGCAACCACGAGGTGATGGTCCGCGGTACCTTCGCGAACATCCGTCTGCAGAACCAGCTGCTCGACGGTGTCTCCGGTGGCTACACCCGCGACTTCACCCAGGACGGTGCTCCGCAGGCGTTCATCTACGACGCCTCGCAGAACTACCAGGAGGCCGGAATCCCGCTGGTCGTCCTCGGTGGCAAGGAGTACGGTTCGGGCTCCTCGCGTGACTGGGCCGCCAAGGGCACCCGCCTGCTCGGCGTCAAGGCCGTCATCACCGAGTCGTTCGAGCGCATCCACCGCTCGAACCTCATCGGCATGGGCGTCATCCCGCTGCAGTTCCCCGCGGGCGAGTCGGCCCGGTCGCTCGGCCTGACCGGCACCGAGGTCTTCGACATCGAGGGCATCGAGAAGCTCAACGAGGGTGTCACGCCGAAGACCGTCAAGGTCACGGCGACCAAGGAAGACGGCGAGAAGGTCACCTTCGACGCCGTGGTCCGTATCGATACCCCCGGTGAGGCGGATTACTACCGCAACGGCGGCATCCTGCAGTACGTGCTGCGGAACATGATCCGCGGCTGA
- a CDS encoding TetR/AcrR family transcriptional regulator, whose protein sequence is MPKVSEDHLAARRRQILDGARRCFAEYGYEGATVRLLEEATGLSRGAIFHHFKDKDGLFLALAQEDARRMADVAANEGLVQVMRDMLSTPDQFDWLGTRLEITRRLRTDPEFAKAWTQHSAELTEATVGRLERQREAGRLRDDVPTEVLLGYLDLVLDGLVARLASGHAEQDLVAVLDLVEESVRRRD, encoded by the coding sequence GTGCCCAAGGTCAGTGAGGACCATCTCGCCGCGCGGCGCAGGCAGATCCTCGACGGTGCCCGTCGGTGCTTCGCCGAATACGGCTACGAAGGCGCGACCGTGCGACTGCTCGAAGAGGCCACGGGCCTGTCCCGGGGCGCGATCTTCCACCATTTCAAGGACAAGGACGGCCTGTTCCTCGCGCTCGCGCAGGAGGACGCGCGGCGCATGGCGGACGTCGCCGCCAACGAGGGTCTCGTGCAGGTCATGCGCGACATGCTGTCCACGCCCGATCAGTTCGACTGGCTCGGGACCCGACTCGAGATCACCCGCCGCCTGCGTACCGACCCCGAGTTCGCGAAGGCATGGACACAGCACTCCGCGGAATTGACCGAGGCCACCGTGGGTCGTCTCGAACGGCAGCGCGAAGCGGGCCGGCTCCGCGACGACGTGCCGACCGAAGTTCTCCTCGGCTATCTCGACCTCGTCCTCGACGGACTCGTCGCCCGCCTTGCCTCGGGGCACGCCGAACAGGATCTTGTCGCGGTGCTCGACCTCGTCGAGGAGTCGGTGCGCCGACGCGACTGA
- a CDS encoding helix-turn-helix domain-containing protein: MARNSGGGETTYAKGARVTGESRDRLQESLKRRYEEGASIRTLAQETGRSYGFVHNVLVESQVRLRGRGGPNRRRAAASDEKA, encoded by the coding sequence ATGGCGCGAAATTCCGGTGGTGGAGAGACGACCTACGCGAAGGGAGCCCGGGTTACGGGGGAATCTCGGGACCGTTTGCAGGAAAGTCTGAAGCGCCGCTACGAGGAGGGTGCGAGCATTCGGACGCTCGCGCAGGAAACCGGTCGATCCTACGGTTTCGTGCACAACGTTCTCGTGGAGTCGCAGGTACGGCTGCGGGGCCGCGGCGGGCCGAACCGTCGAAGGGCGGCGGCGAGCGACGAGAAGGCCTGA
- a CDS encoding ABC-F family ATP-binding cassette domain-containing protein, which yields MITATDLEVRAGVRTLLTAPGSGLRVQAGDRIGLVGRNGAGKTTTLRILAGEGEPYAGTVIRSGDIGYLPQDPKEGNLDVLAKDRVLSARGLDEILRSMEKQQALMAESVDEKIRDRAVRKYGTLEERFAMLGGYVAESEAASICHSLGLPDRVLAQPLHTLSGGQRRRVELARILFAASDGSGGKSDTTLLLDEPTNHLDADSITWLRGFLQNHDGGLIVISHDVDLLADVVNKVWFLDAVRGEADVYNMGWKKYLDARATDEQRRRRERANAEKKASALQKQAAKLGAKATKATAAQNMAKRAEKLLDDLDDVRVADKVAKIRFPTPAACGKTPLMAKELTKVYGSLEIFTGVDLAIDRGSRVVILGLNGAGKTTLLRLLAGVETPDLGELVPGHGLKIGYFAQEHDTIDDSASVWENIRHAAPDAGEQDLRGLLGAFMFTGPQLEQPAGTLSGGEKTRLALAGLVSSAANVLLLDEPTNNLDPVSREQVLDALRSYEGAVVLVTHDPGAAEALDPERVILLPDGTEDHWSQEYLELIQLA from the coding sequence GTGATCACCGCTACCGACCTCGAAGTCCGCGCCGGCGTGCGGACGCTGCTCACCGCCCCCGGCTCGGGGCTGCGGGTGCAGGCCGGGGACCGGATCGGCCTCGTGGGACGCAACGGTGCCGGCAAGACCACGACCCTGCGGATCCTCGCGGGTGAGGGCGAACCCTACGCCGGCACCGTGATCCGCTCCGGAGACATCGGCTACCTTCCGCAGGATCCCAAGGAGGGCAATCTCGACGTCCTCGCGAAGGACCGGGTGCTGTCGGCGCGAGGACTCGACGAGATCCTGCGCAGCATGGAGAAGCAGCAGGCGCTCATGGCGGAATCAGTGGACGAGAAGATCCGCGACCGCGCCGTGCGCAAGTACGGCACTCTCGAAGAGCGTTTCGCGATGCTCGGCGGGTATGTCGCCGAATCGGAGGCCGCCAGTATCTGCCACAGCCTCGGTCTGCCGGACCGTGTGCTCGCTCAGCCCCTGCACACCCTCTCCGGTGGTCAGCGCCGACGCGTGGAGCTCGCGCGCATCCTGTTCGCCGCCTCCGACGGTTCGGGCGGCAAGTCCGACACCACCTTGCTGCTCGACGAACCGACCAACCACCTCGACGCCGACTCCATCACGTGGCTCCGCGGGTTCCTGCAGAACCACGACGGTGGCCTGATCGTGATCAGCCACGACGTCGACCTGCTCGCCGATGTCGTCAACAAGGTGTGGTTCCTCGACGCGGTGCGCGGTGAGGCCGACGTCTACAACATGGGCTGGAAGAAGTATCTCGACGCGCGTGCCACCGACGAGCAGCGTCGTCGCCGCGAGCGTGCGAACGCGGAGAAGAAGGCGTCGGCGTTGCAGAAGCAGGCCGCGAAGCTCGGGGCCAAGGCGACGAAGGCAACCGCGGCACAGAACATGGCCAAGCGCGCCGAGAAGCTTCTCGACGATCTCGACGACGTGCGGGTGGCCGACAAGGTCGCCAAGATCCGATTCCCGACGCCTGCTGCATGCGGCAAGACGCCGCTGATGGCGAAGGAACTGACCAAGGTCTACGGTTCGCTCGAGATCTTCACAGGTGTCGACCTCGCGATCGACCGTGGCAGTCGAGTGGTCATCCTCGGCCTCAACGGTGCCGGCAAGACGACACTGTTGCGTCTTCTCGCCGGAGTGGAAACACCCGATCTCGGCGAGCTCGTCCCGGGTCACGGTCTGAAGATCGGGTACTTCGCCCAGGAACACGACACCATCGACGACTCGGCCTCGGTGTGGGAGAACATCCGGCACGCCGCGCCCGACGCCGGCGAACAGGATCTTCGGGGACTGCTCGGCGCGTTCATGTTCACCGGTCCGCAGCTCGAACAGCCCGCGGGAACGCTCTCCGGCGGTGAGAAGACCCGGCTGGCGCTGGCCGGGCTCGTGTCGTCGGCGGCGAACGTGCTCCTCCTCGACGAACCGACCAACAACCTCGATCCGGTCTCGCGCGAGCAGGTGCTCGACGCGCTGCGCAGCTACGAGGGTGCCGTCGTGCTGGTCACCCACGATCCGGGCGCGGCGGAGGCCCTCGATCCGGAACGCGTGATCCTGCTTCCCGACGGAACCGAGGATCACTGGTCCCAGGAATATCTCGAGCTCATCCAGCTCGCCTGA